The stretch of DNA GCAGGGCAGCTGGGCATGACGGGGCTTGATGAGGCAGGCGGTTGGTTTCCATAGGGATGGTCGGCATGGATCCCGGTGTGTTTCGGCGACCCAGGCCCCCACAAGCTTGTAATTATAGGTGGGACAGTTTCCAGGCACCCTTGGAAACTTTCCAGCACTTCCCACCTGACACCTCCCCAGGCAATCACCTGCCTCTGAGCCGGGCCCAGCACAGCCGCTTAACCCGTGGTGTGCCGAACACTGCACCCTGAAAACACCAGGTGCCCCAGCACGGTGTGGCCCGCCCAGTGCACCCGCCCCCGCTGGAGACCCGGATCAGTGCCCCCTTGTGCAGAGACTTTGGTGGGCTGgtactgggggcgggggaaggggctgTAGTAGTTAGCCAtcggggccccactgtgctgggtgctgtataaaccatccctgccccaaagacctccCAGTCAAGCCAGATGGATGAGACGGGTTGGAGCAGGCCCAGGAGAGCCAGGGAACAGCTGGGAAATGCAGCTGAGTCTCTGCAGGAGCAGGTGAGCTGAACCACAAGGGAGGGAAGTGGCTGCTCTTTCTAGGCTCAGTTCCCTTTCCCTGACAAATCTGATTGGCTTTGCTCTCTGGTCCCCGGAACTTGTTTTTCTCAAGATCTGGACCAATCGTGGTCACTGAAGATTTCACGGCACCTTTCGCGAGAAGCCAGGTTTTTAACTCCTGGCTTTCTGGCCAAATCCCAATTTGGAAAGCTCCATTCCCCCTTGCTAAACTCCCCCTACAGTTCAGTACCTTTCTTCACTCCCTGCCCTAAAGTATTAGGCAGTGTTGCTGAGGCCTTGCTCAAAGTGCTgacatgttccaccccagaggtggctgcatttcagcaggtTGGGATGGTGGACTCTATTTCTTCCACGTgagcaaagtgctttgggatcctcttGGACGAGAAGCCCTCTAGACATGTCAGTCTCTGTACATGTGTCGGTCTTTGGCTGTTCCTTCAGGTTCAGAGGGACAACTGGACATAGCCCAGGGACTCTGTGGGTTTTGACGCTGGCAGTTACCCTGGGTTGGGTGGGGAGAGTGGAATTATGTGTCTGGAAGAATCTCTGGACGTCTCTAGGAGGTCTGTGTGTCCCGACGTGCTCAGATCTTGGAGCCAATTTACTGACTCGCCAGCAAGGAATAAGATTACGATTAAGGGCTTTGGAGAATAATAACTATAAAGGTTCCCTTGCCTTTCATCTGGAGCATGGGTGCTGCTGGGTGAGCGAGAGGGGGCACTGGGGTGCTCTAATCCCTGGGGGACTTGATCAGTCAGGAGGAGCAGCGGTGGGGTCAGGGTGGGGTGAGGAGCAGACAGCCAGGGGGAGGGGATCACATAGCCATGGACTGGTCACTTTCTCACAGGATTACCCTGGTGCCGGCCCCGGCCCTTCCCATTGCCCCCAGGGGTGTTGTCTGCGTGCTCCATCGTACATTTCCATTGCACTTTAGGATCCCTCCTCTAGGGGCATCTCACCTGCCCGGAGTGCAGGTAGCAGGTGTCAGGGTGGTTCTGGGGAGCCCTTGGGTAGGGGACAGCTCAGCCCCCTCCCATGGAACGTCAACGAGCCTTAAATCAACCCAGGGCTGCCGCAAGACCCGAATCTCCCCTGGGACGGTGATGGGGTTGGGGTTTGGACCTCGGGTGCAGCCCTTCgcccccagggctgggttagCTGAGCGGGCCGAGGGTGGGAGCTGgtgtccctcccccacacactgggAGGTGCTGCTGAGAGGCCAGCGCAGCCATCCCGACAGACTGTGGGGGCCACGAGCCAGGGGCTCCTCAGCCTGTGGGACGGAGAGCTggctgtggcagcagcatgaGGCCTAACACGCTCGTGACAGTCTCCTCCcaccatcagcagctcagaggcCTCAGTACAGCCCCAGCCGGGCAGCGCCCTTCCCCCAAGCTGAGGGCCTACCACACAGGGGCCGTGCTGGCCTGACTGTAAATCAATCCCCTTTTGGCAGCACACCCCCCATATTTCATgcgcccccccacagctccaatGACCCTGGGAGACCTGTCAGGGCCATTCCCAGGAAGCCCACGTCACTGTTACCATTGCGACCCTATGCCAAGGACAGGCTGCCCCCAGGCTGTGAGCTCGGGGGGCAGATGGTTCCCAAGGCCTCTCCGGCAGAGGGGACAAGCAAGCGGGACCCCTGTTCCCTGGGGTCAGCAGCATCGGAGTAGACAGAGCCCAAGAAGCCAACGCCTTTGGCTTTGATTTGGCCTGGCTGCTGGCTGAGGAAATTCAGCACTTCCCGGAGGGAAGCGGATGAGCCATCACCGAAgggaagagcagggaggtgggCATGGGATGTTCATGGGTTTTCGACACCTTGCTTCTCTCCGGGCTACAGAGGTCCAGTGGTGCCGGGTGGATAATGCCCATGGCAGGCCAAGCAGGGGCCGTCTGGGGGCTCAGAGCAAGGGGTCCATGGCACACATAGCCAAAACATGTCCCAGAGGCAGCAGGGATCAGCACCTGGACTGGTTTCCTGCCAGGCAATGGCCCCTGGATAGAGATAAAAGGAGCCAAGCAGCGGGTGCCACGTGGGGCCAGCCCAGGAACTGCTTTATTGCAGCCCTAACGACCGTCTGCCCCCTCCGTGTGCAGACGCTCAGGGCATGGCTGGTGTCTGCAAAGAGCAGCTCAGGTGGTTGGTAGAGAGCAGCCAACCACAGAAAGAGCCTCCCCGCACCCGCCCCTAGCTGGTAGAACCTGAAGGAAGGCACTGAAGGAAATCTGAACCCTCCCTGCAAAGGTCACGAACTTCATGGCACGTGGGAGGGGGGAGCCTGTGGCTTCAAGACAGTGGCTGGCAGCCTCCCAAGccaccccagggcctgggctgccccctgctcctccccgctAGGGCCTGCCTGGGAGTTAAGTAGCCTGCGTGCCGTTCCCTTAGCTGCTTTGtgacctgtgcctcagtttcccctcccacccttccttAGTTCTATTGCAGTGGTGCCGAGgggccccagtcacagaccaagGTCCAATGGTGCTAGGCGCagtacaaacgcagaacaaagagacggtccctgccccgaagagtttACAGTGTCACAAGCCCTTTGGGGAGCGCCTGTCTCTCCCACAGGCTGGGCAAGGGGCGCCTCTCGCTGTgtatctgtgcagtgcctggcaccatGGGGCCTCGTCACAGCTGGGGCACAGAGAACAGGCACAGTGGGCCGGCTCTGCAAAGGGCATTGTTAGACGGACGTCCCCGCGCGCTGTGCCAATTCAGCAGGTGCTTATCCCCCTCTGGTGGGTTAAACGGGGACTAGCAGGGAGGATTCGGGTCTCAGCCTAGCCCAAGGCGCTGCTGCACTTCGATGTCGTTGTAAATTCCTTGTGGGCAGGGTCCAGCCATGATGCTGCTTCCTGCCAGGATCCCCTGGCAGTGGATGGTCTAACAGGGATGGGAATGGGAGGCTGGACATCCAGGTTCAACTGCTGGCTCTCTCCCAGGCTTGCTTGCAGGACCTTGGCCACCTCactttgcctccatttccttgCTCAGAGCGATGCTCCAGCTCCCTCCAGAGAGGCTGTTTGGGTTCAGTGCTGGGGGACCCCGCCACCCTCCTGGCAGACAGCCCTGTGAAAGGGCTGTAAGGTTAGAAACTCAATGAGCTGGTTATGTTCGCaaaagctcccccctccccggcccctaGCTGACTCACTACACACCTCAATTTGCAACCAAGTACTGTAATGAGCATGGACcactgagccaggaatagaacccaggagtcctgaaccACTAATACCTGCTCTAGCCCCTAGATAATGCTCCCTCTTAGAGATGTGAATAGACCCCCGGAGTCCTGAACCCCTAATACCTGCTCTAGCCCCTAGATAATGCTCCCTTTTAGAGATGTGAATAGACCCCCGGAGTCCTGAACCCCTAATACCTGCTCTAGCCCCTAGATAATGCTCCCTTTTAGAGATGTGAATAGACCCCCAGAGTCCTGAACCCCTGCTTGCATCACCAGACGATAGTCCCTCCTAGatttgggaataggacccaggagtcctgatgcatGCTCTAGCCCCTAGCCCACTCTGCTCCAGTATCTTTGCActgtttattttctctttgttGCTGGAGagatttggggcccaatcctgcaccttGGGATTCCTGCCTTTGACTGTGACGGGAACAGGACCAGCCAGcccacccccaaactctgctGGCAGCTGACACTTGTCTATTGACAGGCCTACTTCCAGCTAGTGCTAAGCAGCTGGTCATGGGGttcctctccccacagtgcaaGGGTGCAGCGTTGGACCCCTAGGGAATGCTACTCATTGGCCTTTCCTTCCCCATCCGTATCCCGCCCCAAGCTCCAAACCCCCAGCAATCTTTCCCCTCCAGAGGCCCGGCAGGGAACCTCACACCCTCTGTATTCTTGGGAGCAGACCCAGCCTGTTACTCATTAGCCAGCAGTGCCCATTcctttgggggagggaaggggtcagCATAGTCATGCCCTGGGGATATCGCTACAGGGCGGAGCCTGAGCCGCATCCACTGCCCTGGTGTCACCAAGCCACACGCTGGGGGATGCAGAAGGTCTCTGCCTGGCCATTTCCCCAGCTGCCCATCAGGCCCCCGCAACGGGGAGCCTGTAACACCAGAAGGATTGTGGGGTGCAACATGGAGCAAGGGGTGTTCAGCCCATGCCAAGGGGCAGTGGTGACATAGCTATCCACTTCCCCCCCAACTTAAGCCAGGACCCTCCTGGGCTATGGGCAGCAGCTGTTTCAGATGAGACACATCACGGACtcccctctggggcggggccagTAGAAGCTGGGCTGGGCCAGTCGGAGTCAGGCTTTCTTGCACTTCTACCATCTCTTCCCCAATCtgacctctccccacagccagaaGCCTGATCCCTGGACTCGCCCCTGTCTCGTTCTGCTGCTTCTGAATTTGGTTCTGGAGCCGAGGGGCGGGCCAGCTggcctgctgcccagccccagctgcataGAGCCAGAGATCTCCCTCTGTGGCACAAAAGGAGGCTAAGGCTACCCGGTCGCTGGGCAACCCACAGCCCTGGAACCACTTTCCCAGGCGCTGGGAGCAGAGGGACGCCGAAGCTACCCGCTCGCTTACTGAGGCAGCCTGAGAGCCAGGGGGCGATCACAGCCAGAGGGGGAGTTGCTGGGGGCTTCATAGATGAGTTGACGCCAGTGAACAGCAAGAGGGATTTGGGCTCCCAGGGGGTCAATCCTCCCTGTGCCAAAGAGTCAGTGCCTGAGAACTGCTCCATGACCCGGCCTCAcgggagggagacagagagagctgGTTTTGGGGAGCGCTGgcttggagtggggggaggacCCACACCCGGCAGGGACCAATCCTGGGACCTTTTGCTGCAAAAGCACAGCCCGTTAGCACTTGAACTAAAGAAGCACCTCAGTTAGTTGGCTGCAGTAGAAGGTTCTTATCCTCTGCAGGGAGCAGTTACAGCTGCTCAGCCAGCTTGGCCTGGAGCAGTGCATTCCACCCTGAAACCGACGCTGCGATAGTAAATCTCCTGCTTAGGTCTTACTCCGATCTCTTAGCTATTAGAGATCAAGATGAGACCCACCATGGGGGGTGGCAGCTTTCCCCACTGCTACTggagggttcttacaccttcctcaaAATCATCTGGTGCTGGGCCCTGTCAGGACCTTGGGCTAGATGGATTCTGGGGCTGATTCTGGCTGGCAGTTCCTGTGTGATCCCACAGTGCTGAGCAGGATGCAAACGCCCTGAAACCGACCGAGGGCGTCTTGGGGGGACAattgctctggccaggaggggagCAGGTGCGGAGACAGGGCTTGTTTGCTATCACCCTGCTACCCTGCACACATCACTGCCTCCCCTTGGGAGGGTGATAAACCTCAGCCCAGTTTGGGTTTGCCCTTGGGGCTGGCTGTCAGGCTCTCCACGCCCCATCCTGACCTCCACTGCAGGGACATTGACCCAGCCACTGGTGCATTCAGAACTGAGACATGAggaggggagggaacccagggAGTGTCCAGAGTGAGGGGGTAGGGCTGTGGGAGAGGGAAGTTAACCTGGCCTGGCCTCTGCCCCACAGGTGGTAAAGGTCTTCAGCGAAGATGGCACCTGCCGCTCGCTGGAGGTCATGGCAGGCGCCACGGCCCACCACGTCTGCGAGATGCTGGTGCAAAAGACTCATGCCCTCCATGACGACAGCTGGTCCCTGGTGGAGCTCCATCAGCACTTGGCCCTAGGTGAGGAGGCATGTACACCCCCGGGGAACCTTGCACGGCCAGCTTTCTGCACATGGCCACCAGTGCACGTATGCAACTAGGAGCTTGCGGGGAGACGTGCACAGCTGGTTCTGTGCACGTGTGTCCACTAATGCCCAAATGCAAACACGACCTTGCGGGAGCTCACGCTGCCAGGTCTGTGCATGCAACTGCAGGCTTGGGTGAGATCAGGCAAGGGACTATGAATCCCCACAGCACAAGCTCCTACCACTTGTGCTAAGAGAGCAACTTGCTTAGCTGGGGTGGTGGCAAGCTGCTGTAGTCGCTGAGGCTGGCAACTAGAAGGAGACAGGCTGACTCAAGCTAAGCCAGTGTGCTGTGGTGCATGATGGTTGGCAGGGCTCTTCCTTGACCCTGTGGCTTTCTCCTCCACAGAGCGGTGCCTGGAAGACCATGAGTCAGTGGTGGaggtccaggccacctggcccaTTGGGGGAGACAGCAGATTTGTCTTCCGGAAGAACTTTGCCAAGTATGAGCTGTTTAAAAGCTCACCGGTAAGTGCCTGCCGACCTTGCTGCTGGGCGACCCAGCCCGGCATGACCCGGAGGGCCACCCACTGGCCTTTCATGTCTTGGACTCCAGTGGGCGAGATCCAGGCAGCATCCTGGGCACAGAACAGCCCTGCCTGGATAGAAGCCAATCCCAGACACACATTGACCTGACCAGAGGGGACCTGGTGGTACTCAGGGGAAGAATCCCCGAAGCTGCTGGAAGATCTGGTTGCCTTCCCTTCTCCTGAACCCCCAGGGTCCCGGAGCTGCCCAGCTGGGAATGAGCTTTGAATATGCTAAAACAGCTGGACTAAGCATCTACCCTTTACTGCCAGGAAATTAATTCCAGCACCGCCCTGCATTAAATGGACAGCTGCCCAGTGCACCAGGAGGTCACAAGCCCACTGGTCCTGATCCCAGGGGAGCCAGTCTGCCCCCCAGCCAGATGCTGGGGGCTGCTATGGTGCAGCGCCCGTCTGCTGCATTTGTGCTTGCCCCAGAGTCCCCGCTAacaatcttctctctctctgatcccAGCAGTCCCTGTTCCCTGAGGTGATGGTCTCCAGCTGCTTGGATGCCAACAAGGGCATGACCCACTCGGAGCTCATCCAGGTATGCACTGCCAGACTGCCCTCCTGGCACTCATCGCCGGTGGCCAGTTCTGACTCTAGCCCACATGGTTTGAAGCAGGAAAGTGACCCTGGGAATTGTCCATAGGCACCGCCCACAAGTAGCTTCGCCTTATAAACAGGCATAGCACAAgtttgtggtggggtggggagaaagcgAATGCACCTGGGATAAACCCGCCGTGCAGCCTGTTAGTCAGAGAGCTTAATGCTTGAGCTGGATGCCTGATAGCCTCAAGTTATGGGGCCAGTTCAGTATCAGCtcttaacataagaacagccggactgggtccatcaagcccagtatcctgtcttccaacagtggccaatgccaggtgcgccaaaaggaatgaatagaacaggtaatcatccagtgatccatgccctgtcacccaatcccaacttctggcaaacagaggctagggacaccatccctgcccatcctggcgaatagccattgatggacctatcctccatgaatctatctagctcccttttgaaccccattatagtattggccttcacaacaccctctggcaaggagttccagaggttggcAGTGTGTAGCGTGAAAATatgctttcttgtgtttgttttaaacctgctacctattaatttcatttggtggccccttgttcttgtattatgagaaggagtaaataacacttccttatttcctttctctataccactcatgattttatagacctctatcgtatctccccttagtcacctcttttccaagctgaaaagtcccagtcttattaatctctcctcatacgggagctgttccatacccctaataatttttgttgcccttttctgaatgttTTCGAATTCCAacagatcttttttgagatggggcgaccacatctgcacgcagtattcaagatgtgggcgtaccatggatttatatagaggcaatacgatattttccgtcttattatctatccctgtcttgatgattcccaacattctgttcgcaaTTCCCAACAATTCCCAACTCTTCCTTCCCATGCTCTCCCCGACCCCTCCTGTCCTGCAGAACTTCCTCAATTCTGGCAGCTGCCCAGAGATCCAGGGCTTCCTGCACCTGAAGGAGGTGGGGCGCAAGGTCTGGAAGAGGTTTTACTTCTCCCTCCGGCGCTCAGGGCTTTACTACTCCACAAAGGGCACATCTAAGGTGAGGCTCAGCAACAGGTCTAGAGGGGGCAccgcaggaggggtggggctgaagACATCTTATGGCCGTGGGCTTCCTATAGAAGTGGCTAGTTCTTAGTTACTTTGGGTGGAGCGATCCGAATTATGCCCTCTATGAGTCACAAATGAGGCTTGAACCCTGGATAGTTAGCTTAAAGCACGGGATGTACATCTCTTGGACTAAAGGCATAGCTCCCTTAGCTGGTAGCAGCAGTAGGCTCTTATCCCAGTATGAATCGCTGAGTACCCTATCGATGCTACACATATGTCACCCATGTGCACGCTGTGTAGGGCTCtctccccctctagtggtggctgggCCACACTCGCATATTGATGAGCCTGCTGCAGCCCTTGCTAAGGGAGCAGGAGCTTTTAGTTCAGGTACCGCAGGCCCCTCTAATTCCATCCAAAGGTTCCTGGTTAAGTTCCCCTGCTGATAACCTGCCCAGCAGACTGACGGTACATAAATAACAGCATCCAGAATGAACACGCACTGAGGCTATTAAAGCAGAAGTGATTTTTAAAACCCTTCCTTGACCTTTGATGCCATTTAAATCTGCCCTTCCTTCCCTCGAGCCAGTTATTATCAGTGTTTATTATGGGTATTCCAGTAGCACGCAACAGCCCTGGTCTGCCGGGGGGCCCCGTTttgctaggtgatgtacaaatGCATGGGGAGACCCAAAGAGCTTAGAGACCGATCAGTTTCCCTACCTCTGGCCAGTCGGTTTCCCTTCCTGGTGTTCGTGCTCTAAGGCCACGGTGGCTCCTGGGTTTGAGTCCCCTGTGCCCCATGCTTGGGTCGCGGCGGTGTCTGGAGTCTGGTCTCTCTGGCCCTTCAGGGTGCTGGACGGGAAGTGTCCTGGTCCCCCTGCCCCAGGACTGCCTCCCCTAAAACAGCACATgctcttccttcctctcctcccccaggacCCACGGCACCTACAGTATTTCGCTGACCTCAACGAGTCCAATGTCTACTTCATCGCCCAAGGGGGAAAACTCTACAGCACGCCCACCGAGTTCAGCTTCTGTATCAAGGTGAGGGAGGCCAGGTGTTTTGAGGGGGTATGGCTGCCACCTGGCACCCTAGAGGCCACAGCGGTAAGTGAAGCAATCCCTGCACAAACagggccaaatccatccctgcTGTAAACCCAGCAGAAGTTAGGATGGTTACACCAGGGGCCCAGGTGCGCAAAGTCCTTCCAGGCGCCTCTTGAGGTGGAAGGGACTGGAGACACACCAGCAGCAACCATTAAGGCCGGGTGGTTAGCGCAAAGGAGGgctgggcgccaggactcctgggttggcTTGCCAGATGTCAGATTGGAGTGTAGAGCAGAGGGGCCTGGGATATCGGGCTTTGTTCCCAGCAATCAGAGAAGattggggtctagtggttgggggcgcgggactgggactcaggactcctgggttcttttcccagctctcccAGAGACTTCTTGGGGCTAGTCCGTGCCTCGCTCTCCCCTCCCGCTAAAACAGGGCTCACAGCTTGGGGGGCTCGGTTCGCGCTCAGGGAGCTCGGTGCCGTGGCCTCCCGGCCGGCGCTGAAGACAGCCCCCTGCGGTTACCGTTGTCGCTCTGTTCTGCAGCCCTACAAGGTGCGCAGCGGCATGAAGGGCCTCAAGCTGTTCTGCAGCGAGGACGAGCAGAGCCGCACCTGCTGGATGGCCGCCTTCCGCCTCTTTAAGGTAAGAGCCTCCAGCCGGCCCCTGCACCTTGCTGCCAGCCCACTGGCATGCTAGAGCGGACAGCGACACCTGCTGGCGGAAGCGGGGACTGCACTTCGGTTCTGTTTCCTGTGGGAGCTCAGCACCACTTGGGCTGGTGAGGTTAGTGCTGCTACTTagcaccccccctctcccccccgcgtTGCGATGGGGGGCTAATTGGCCGGTGGGGGTGCTGCTTGCCTTGCAGCTCATGCCGTTCGCCCGGGGTGAGGCAGTGCCCTGCCGCTGGGCTTGGCTCTGGTGCTGCTGATGCTAACAAGGGCTGTTTCCTTCCCAGTATGGCGTGCAGCTCTACAGGAACTACCAGCAGTCCCAGTCCAGACGCAGCCACCAGTCCTGGATCAGCACCACGCCCCTGGTAAGCGCCTCGCCTGAGCCACCCTGAGGAGCTCCCTTTGCAGCGTTCCCCGCTTTCCCCTGGCCGGCTCAGCGGATTCCAAATTGCAGTGCACGGTGGTGGCCCCATTCCCACATTCTCCCTACAGCCGTCCTCACTGACGTGCTCACAGAACAGGTAGAGCCCAGGTGGGAAAGGATCTGGACAGGCGGCAGCTGTTCACTGCCCTTGTTGTTCCAGGCCGATGTTTTCCTGTGTCGACACCGCCGGATCTCCTGTTAGCACAGCAGAAGATGATGTTTCTTCCCCCTGCAACTAGGGGTGTGGTGAATGCCTTCAGCCTagagagctgattgaaaaatggGGATTTTTCCTTGGCAGTGCATCCTGGGAGGCCCTGGCCAGagtgcatcctgggagatgtagtccagctggggagcctggcccatagagaAGAATGGCAACATGGGCCaactgaactacagctcccatgaggcaccgtAGCAGCCTTTCCAAATCAAACTTTTTGGGCTTGGGggtgtttgtttttcagaaatttcacattttgtgaaaaatgtgttTCATCAAAATCCCAATTTCCAATCAGAAAAACAGTTTCAATGGGAAATTTTCAACTAGCCCTTCCCCgggctcccccacccctcccagggcgCAGGAGCTGCCCAGCAAGGCATGGTGCTGTTGTTCAAACAGAACTAAAGGCGAGATGGCCTCAGACAGCACCCTCTAGAGGAGTAGCCTGTCAGCACTGGGTGCCGAAGGGAGGACAAGGAGACTGGTGTCTGGATCTGACCAGATGCAACCCTTTTGGGGGTTACATATCAGGTTCTGTCTGCACTGCTCACCAAACAGCATCTCTGTGAGGGCAACCTCTCTGGAGGGCACCTATCGGACCCAGTCACTGGAGAGCGTCAGTTCAAAGTGACGTTCCCCACATGACCTATGCAGATGATGGGGCAGTTAGTTGAAGCAGGGGCTGGGTGGTACCTAATGATGTAGCTGGCCACGAAATGTTTCCTTTAAAATACCCAGGGATCCATGGGCCGTGGTGGGATTTTATGATGCCCATAATGGAGCTTTGATTTTTGAGTCCATTTTGTGCTGCGGAGAGGTGCCCAATGAAGAGCCCTGTTTATGCCCTGAACTGCTACAGCTCAACACTTACAGGCCCCCAGGTCCCTTGCTGAAAGGACTCAGTGCTGACATAATGGGACCCCTCTCAAAGCTGCTTACAGGGCCCTGAACTGTAGAACTGTAGAACTGTAGATCTCTGTCCCACGGCTCCCGTCTTCCAGGACAgggtcccccttccccacccccgtgGCTGTTCTCGCCTCAGCTGTTATTTCATCCCACAGAGGAGCATGTCTGACAACACCTTGGTGGCCATGGATTTCTCGGGGTGCACAGGCCGTGTGATTGAGAACCCCAACGAGGCGCTGACGGTGGCCCTGGAAGAGGCTCAGTCGTGGAGGGTGAGTTCATGCTTCCAGGCGGAGCTAGAAGTCAGAGGCCGGGCAGGGAAGCGGGCTGAGGCTGGAGGCGGTGTTGGGGCCGTGCATCTTCATCAAGCTGTCCAAACAGCTTCCAGCTGGTGGCTTATCTGCACAGAGAGCTGCACCGGGTTAGCTTAAACAATTAAACTGTGATATGGGCTGGTGGATGCCGTGTTGTTGTAGACGTGCTGATCCCAGGATaggagaaagacaaggtgggtgagctgatatcttattggaccaacttctgttggcgaaagagacaagcttccaagctccacagagctcttcctccggTCCGGGAAAGGTGAGATCATCTCAGCCCAGCTCCATCGGCGTCCAGTGGGATGCTCTGGTGAGGGTGTGGAGACACAGTGCCCTTGCACCAGATTGCAATGAGGCTACGGTAGCCCTCAGATTGCAGCCTCCCCCCGGCTGCAGCCTGCGCTCTCGCCCTCTCTAGGTCTGTCCTATCCTTGCTCCCAGGTCATTCCCAGCATTCACCGTGGCGCTCGTTTCTGGTTTGATTTTCCATGAAAGTAGCATTGTGCTAAGGCCTAATAACAACACCCCATAGTAATGCCCTGCTCCTTGCTTTCCGTGCCACAGAAGAAGACAAGTCACCGCTACAGCCTGCCGATTCCTTGCCAGGGCTCGCCGCTCAGCACAGGTGAGTGAAGACCCCTCTACCCCCTTCGGTTGGCTGAGGGTCACCCAGGGAGACGTCCTTCCCAAAAGGATTCTGGGCTTGATCAAAGGGGAGCCAGAACCAGACGCTGTAGGGATACAATGAGCCCAATTGCTCTGAAGCTCATGTCAGTGCCAAGTGGGTGTGAAACACTAGCAGATCAGGGTGGTTGTGTCTTACACACACCTTGCACTGGTGCAGACGGAGACACGAAGTGGAGGGGAACTTGTTCCAAAAGTGaattttgagattaaaaaaaacaaaaagattttatAGAACCTAAAACGCCACCCTGGATATTCTTCTAACTTTGGTTATAAGGGAATTTTGGGGACTGAATTGAAACTTTCCCCAGTATCTGATCTACATGGTGGATAAGggcctactactgctgccagccaaagaatGGTCTTGTAGCTAAGATGCTCAGTGGAGACTCatgttcaattcctggctctgccacagactccctgagtgaccttggacaagtcatttgaTTTCtccgtacctcagtttcccctcctaccctttgtctgtcttgtctatttagcccGGGAGCcctttggggcaagggctgtctctcactctctgtctatgcagcacccagcacaatggggccctgatctcatttggggTCAGTGCTactttaatttattatttgtgttaacATAGCACTTAGGAGgtccagtcacagaccaggaccccatggtgctaggcactgtacagaggCAGAAcaaagagatagtccctgccccaaagagtttgcctttttttctctttcttgctCTCTCCAA from Lepidochelys kempii isolate rLepKem1 chromosome 27, rLepKem1.hap2, whole genome shotgun sequence encodes:
- the GRB7 gene encoding growth factor receptor-bound protein 7 produces the protein MDLAALRNDLPTTLDNLYQGHLEQDRTRSLSNGHAFPTGERDKAGLLAGSDVKRSQPLVIQVNRKLKEEEPRASSLPSIPNPFPELCSPSKSPILSSPSAGQGPQWESGPHVVKVFSEDGTCRSLEVMAGATAHHVCEMLVQKTHALHDDSWSLVELHQHLALERCLEDHESVVEVQATWPIGGDSRFVFRKNFAKYELFKSSPQSLFPEVMVSSCLDANKGMTHSELIQNFLNSGSCPEIQGFLHLKEVGRKVWKRFYFSLRRSGLYYSTKGTSKDPRHLQYFADLNESNVYFIAQGGKLYSTPTEFSFCIKPYKVRSGMKGLKLFCSEDEQSRTCWMAAFRLFKYGVQLYRNYQQSQSRRSHQSWISTTPLRSMSDNTLVAMDFSGCTGRVIENPNEALTVALEEAQSWRKKTSHRYSLPIPCQGSPLSTAIHRTQPWFHGRISREDTQRLIIQQGLVDGVFLVRESQRNPKGYVLSLCHLQKVKHYLILPSEEEGQLYFTMDDGQTRFADLIQLVEFHQINRGILPCKLRHYCTRVAL